From Synergistaceae bacterium, a single genomic window includes:
- a CDS encoding ABC transporter permease, with product ISRLVRSSMLEILTQDYIRTAYSKGLSEFAIIYIHALKNAIIPVITYLGPLTAGILTGSFVVEQVFGVPGLGTFFVTSINNRDYTTIMGVTIFYSALLVFFNLIADCCLALIDPRIKLQ from the coding sequence ATTTCTCGTTTAGTTCGTTCGAGCATGTTGGAAATTTTGACTCAGGACTATATAAGAACGGCATATTCTAAAGGTTTGAGCGAGTTTGCTATAATTTATATTCACGCTTTAAAGAATGCAATTATCCCCGTCATAACCTATTTAGGGCCGTTGACTGCTGGAATCTTAACGGGGAGTTTTGTAGTTGAACAAGTTTTCGGAGTTCCGGGACTCGGCACATTCTTTGTAACAAGCATAAATAATAGAGATTACACGACAATAATGGGAGTTACTATATTTTATAGTGCGCTGTTAGTATTCTTTAATTTGATTGCTGATTGCTGCCTAGCTTTGATAGATCCCAGAATCAAATTACAATAA
- a CDS encoding ABC transporter permease — protein sequence MYDFTPLTLEERTSAETLRPSLTYWQDVWQRLKKDRLALFGLIVILVMLTLAIFGPYFSSYDYDTTNFFATNEPPSLNHLLGTDMLGRDLFVRILYGARISLAVGILASFINLFIGVIYGGISGFSGGKVDNFMMGVVDVLYSVPVMIYVILLMVVVGPGLKSIFITLGISYWAPMARIVRAEVLRLKNEEFILSARVLGASPSRILLRHLIPNAMGPILVTLTFSIPGAIFTEAFLSFVGLGVSAPMASLGMLCNDGIGALMVYPTQLFFPAAVISIMILAFNFLGDGLRDALDPKLRK from the coding sequence ATGTATGATTTTACGCCTCTTACACTTGAAGAGAGAACGAGCGCTGAGACTCTAAGGCCTTCTCTTACTTACTGGCAGGACGTTTGGCAGAGACTCAAGAAAGATAGACTCGCTTTATTCGGCCTGATAGTGATTCTTGTTATGTTGACGCTTGCAATTTTCGGGCCTTATTTCTCAAGCTATGATTATGACACTACAAATTTTTTCGCTACGAATGAGCCGCCGAGCTTAAATCATTTATTAGGGACTGACATGTTAGGGCGTGATTTATTTGTTAGGATTCTTTACGGTGCAAGAATTTCTCTCGCTGTGGGAATCTTAGCAAGTTTCATAAATTTATTTATCGGAGTAATTTACGGGGGGATTTCGGGATTTTCCGGCGGAAAAGTTGATAATTTCATGATGGGAGTTGTTGATGTGCTTTACAGCGTGCCCGTTATGATTTATGTAATTTTATTGATGGTAGTAGTCGGCCCCGGCTTGAAAAGTATATTTATAACGCTGGGAATTTCTTACTGGGCACCGATGGCGCGAATCGTACGGGCTGAAGTGTTGAGACTCAAGAATGAAGAATTTATTTTGTCAGCTCGTGTGTTAGGAGCTTCACCGTCAAGAATTTTGCTGCGTCACTTGATACCTAATGCGATGGGGCCGATTCTTGTAACTCTTACATTTTCGATTCCGGGGGCGATTTTCACGGAGGCATTCTTGAGCTTTGTCGGCTTAGGAGTGTCTGCACCTATGGCGAGTCTTGGAATGCTTTGTAATGACGGTATAGGCGCATTAATGGTATATCCGACACAATTATTCTTCCCGGCGGCTGTGATTTCGATAATGATACTTGCATTTAACTTTTTAGGCGATGGCTTGAGAGACGCTCTTGATCCGAAATTAAGAAAGTGA
- a CDS encoding ABC transporter ATP-binding protein, with protein MGEIKAVNGVSFTLKRGEVLGIAGESGSGKSAAMLSIMGLNKIKSGSIIFNDKNISNYNINQIRGKNISMIFQDPMTSLNPVLTIGYQMRESLKRHKWQGDINLRVLEMLEKVGISPAKKRISQYPHEFSGGQRQRIMIATALLCEPDLLIADEPTTALDVTVQAQILKLIKDLQKESHMSVILITHDLGIIAGESDRVLIMYGGHILEQGTRREIFYTPSHPYTQGLLRSVPNPDNIKQKLIPIEGQPPDLLNPPKGCPYVKRCDKAMRLCLEKYPVMNSLTDTHKYNCWLGVKR; from the coding sequence ATGGGAGAAATTAAGGCCGTCAATGGAGTATCTTTTACTCTTAAGCGCGGGGAAGTTCTCGGAATTGCGGGCGAGTCTGGCAGCGGAAAGAGTGCGGCAATGTTATCTATAATGGGTCTGAATAAAATCAAGTCAGGCTCTATAATATTCAACGATAAAAATATAAGCAATTATAATATAAATCAAATTCGGGGCAAAAATATTTCTATGATATTTCAGGATCCTATGACGAGTCTAAATCCGGTTTTGACAATCGGCTATCAAATGCGGGAATCTCTCAAGCGTCATAAATGGCAGGGCGATATAAATTTGCGGGTCCTCGAAATGCTCGAAAAAGTAGGAATATCTCCGGCCAAGAAAAGAATCTCGCAATATCCTCACGAGTTCAGCGGCGGGCAGCGTCAAAGAATCATGATAGCAACGGCCTTACTTTGTGAACCTGATTTATTAATCGCTGATGAGCCTACTACTGCGCTTGATGTAACTGTTCAGGCTCAAATTTTGAAGTTGATTAAAGATTTACAGAAAGAGTCTCACATGTCAGTAATATTAATAACTCATGATTTAGGAATAATCGCGGGCGAATCTGACAGAGTCTTAATCATGTACGGCGGGCATATTTTAGAACAGGGAACGAGAAGAGAAATTTTTTACACGCCCTCACACCCTTATACTCAGGGATTATTACGTTCTGTGCCTAATCCTGATAATATCAAGCAAAAATTAATTCCCATTGAAGGCCAGCCCCCTGACCTGTTAAACCCTCCTAAAGGCTGCCCATATGTCAAGAGATGTGATAAAGCAATGCGCTTGTGTCTTGAAAAATATCCGGTTATGAATTCTTTAACTGATACTCATAAATATAATTGCTGGCTGGGAGTGAAAAGGTAA